The genomic DNA CGAGCCCGGCGGAGAAGACGAACGCGCCGGCCACCAGACGCCTGCCGAAAATGCCTTCGCGCTCGGCGAACATCTGGTCCTGCACGTAAGGGTGGATGTCGAGCACCAGGGTGTTGAAGAGATGGCTGTCGCCTTCGGCCATGGTGCGCCGGAGCGAGCGGATTTTCTGGCCGACCGGCCAATCCTCATACAACCAGTTTTCGGCGTTCCACACCGGCAGTTCGGCGTGATCGGCCGGCATGTCGGAAGGGCGGGTCGAAGCGACGCCGACGGTGGGTGGGAAGCTGGTCATTATCCTGTTCGTCCGCTGCCGGAGAATAGGCCGCGCCGTCCGGGCAGGCCGGAGCCGGGGCGCGATCGATCCTCCCATCAATCTTCTCTTGTGAAGATTATATTCACATATGAGATTTCGGTACAAGCGGAGTCGAACAGAAATTTTGGCCACACGGTCGAACCGAGAGTGAAACATGTGCGCGGGGCACAACGTTGCTCCCGGCCATTCCCTGTTGGCTGCCTGCGGCCCGACAGAGCCAGCTACGTCAACCCTCTTGGGTTGTAGAATTTGGAGGATCGGTTGTAGCGGAGGAGCACTGCGCGGTGTCGTGAAATATGGCCAATAAAATTGGCCCCGAAGGTGGTGTAATTCGTTAGTAATCGATCGTCAGGATAATATGGACCTCGATCACATCGAGTGACTTTTTTCTTGAGACGATTATGGCGGTTCTTGGTGCATTCCCTTCCGGTGTCGGCTGCCGGCCCTTCGATGAGGGGGACTGGGAAGGCGTGGCGGATTGCCTGCGCAGGGGCTTTCCGGAACGCAGCCGCAGCTATTGGATCGAGGCGCTGACCCGCCTGTCGCGTCGGCCCGCGGTCGCCGATTTCCCTCGATATGGTTTTGTCCTCGAGAAGTCGGGCAAGATCGTCGGCGCCGTGCTCACGCTCTATGCCAGGCACAGGGGCGTGGACGGCGACGAAATCCGCTGCAATCTCTCGAGCTGGTCGGTGGACGCGGAGTTCCGGCCCTATGCCAGCCGGATGATCGCGACGGTCATTGCGCGCAAGGACGTTGTCTATACCAATATTTCCCCGTCACCCGGGACATTGAAACTCAACAAGGCGTTCGGCTTTCGCCTGTTTTCCGGCGGACAGGTCGCCTTCCTCCCCGTCCTGAATGCGATGCCGCGCCAGGACCGCGTGCTGGAAGTCCGTTCGGATCTCGCCGAAATGGCTGAGCTCACCGACAATGAAAGATACATACTCCTGGAGCATGCGGCGCTGGGCTGCCTGTCGCTGATCTGCGTTTGCGACGGTGTGGCGCTGCCCATTGTGCTGAAGCCGCGCCGGATTTTGCATGGCCTTATTCCGTGCTGCCAGGTCGTCTACTGCCGCTCCCACGCGGATCTGCTCCGGTGCGCCGGGGCCGTGGGGCGCTTTCTCCTGCGGCGCGGCAAGTTGCTTTGCCTCGTCGATGCCATGGGCCCGATTGCCGGACTGTTCGGCAGGTATTTTCCCAACAAGGGACTGAAATATTTCAAGGGTCCGAGATCGCCCTTGCCGGGAGACCTGACATTCACCGAGATGGTGCTGTTCGGCTCGTGAAGGAATCGCGAAGCGGCTGAATCAGTCGGGCAAACCAACCCTCGCCGCCGCGGCCATGCGCCAGCGTGTTCCGAGCGACACGCCCACGAGCAAAAGGCAGAAGGCGAGGGCGAGAGGGGAGTAGAACGCCTCCTCCTGCAGCACGGCGTTGGCCGAGATGGTGGCGATGCCGACAAAACCGAACAGGAAATCCGGGTCGCCGGTTTCGATGAGCTGCCGGCGCAGCGCCACCAGCAGCGCCGCCAGGAAGCCGAAGAACACCAGGCTGCCCACGCCCATCTGGTAAAGCATGACGCCAACCGCGCTCTCGACCGGCACGGAGGCCGCTCCCTCGGCCTGAGCGCTTTGCCAGTTGAGATTGATGCTCGTGCTCGACAGGTTGCCGCCGAGCCCCAGCCCTTGCCCCAGCGGGTCGGCCAGGAAGTCGCGCATGCCGGCGATCAGGCCGAGGACGTGATAGTCGCCATGTGTTGCACCGTAGCCGATCGCCGCGGTTGTCCAGACCACGGCCAAACCTATGACGGCCGTAAGCGCCAGACCGGCACGGGAGGGCTTGTAGATCAGCCGCGCGGCAATCGCGACGAAAAGCATGAACGTCGCTCCCTTGGAGCCGATGACGAGCAAGAGCGGCAAGGCCGCGACAGGCAGCAACCATCGTCCTCTGAACAGGAGCCAGGCCGAAATGATGCTCAAGGCGTAAGCATAGCTGATCGGATGGAAGTTCGGGCCGCCGATGCGAAAGACGCTCGGCAGGATGTCGTTGAACAGCGGCGTGTTGAAGAAGGTCGTGGTCATCACGTCTTCGATCCCACGATAAACGAAACCCGTTTCCTTCAGCGCCTGCTCCCACACACCTGTCTCGACCTGCCGCGATATGCTGCGCTCGACGTAAAGGTCGCCGTGGAAGAGGCCGAGGAAATCCATGGTGAAGATCAGTTCGGCGTAGCCATAGATGATCGCGCCGGCGCCGAGCCAGAGCATGCTCTTGCGCAGATCGACGGGATAAAGGCTGGCGGCGAGGGCCGCGATGTGAAAGCAGGCGAGCGGTGTGATCGTGTTGCGGAAATAGACGACCGCGTCCTTGGGGCCGCCATGCACGACGCCGAGGGCGAAATAGAAGCAAACCGTTCCGCAAAGCACCATGCTCAGCAGCAGCCACGGGCGCAATTCGGTCAGCGCGCGGACACGGTGCTGAAACGAGGCGGCCAGGAAGATGCCGAACGCCGTCATCAGGATGATGAAGTTGGTGCCGCGCAGCGCATCGAATGTGTCGTTGTCGGGAATGTAAGGGGTGAACCAGGCGACCACGAGGTTCTGGTAGAGGAAGGCGCAGATGATCAGCACGGGGACGCCCGAAGGCATTGCGTTTGCAAGGATCAGCGTCAGCACGAAGGTCGCAGCAACCCCGAACGGCGTCCAGACGGCAAAGGAGGAGACGGCGAGCGCTACGACAAGCAAGGCGGTGCCGACATGCAGCAGGGCTTCGGGCGTGTCACGGCCCGGCACGCCCAGGCTGGCGGGCGAATAGGCCTGCGTCGTGCTCATCGGCGGCCCGATCCGGTCGTTGCTCGCCGCGGCAAGTGGTTATGGCGCCTTTCGTTCACGTCCGTTTCCCGCTTAACCTCCAAGGAGCGCGGCGATCATCGAGCGGTCGAATCCTTCGATACTCCGCCTGTCCCTGATGAAGCCGAAACCCTGATCGAGCTCCCAATAAGTCCATGCCACATGGTTCGCCTCCGCCGCCATGCGCACGGTGCGCACCCAGGACGCGCGGCTTTCGGGATCCACACAGAAATTGAGCACACCGAATTCGTTCAGCATGACCGGGCAATCGTGGTTCGCGGACCAGCGCGCCAGATCGACAAAATCCGCGGCGATCCGCGCCTCTGTCCATGGCGACGACAGTTCGTCTTCAACGAGGTTGGTGGCCTCTTCATCGCCGGCCGATCGAAGCTTGGAGAGAAGCTGGCGGACCGCCGTCATTTCGCTGCTCGCGGGAAAGGGCAGGTTTGCGATGCGGGCGAGCGGCGACGCATCCCAGTTCTCGCACTGATGGGTGAAGGCCATAGGCGCGTAATAGTGGACGGCGGCAATCTGGTTGTCGTCGGCGAGCGGCGGCGTGTCGGCGATTTCCCAGATACCCTGAAACCGTGCCGGTCCCCAGACCAGTGTGTGCAGCGGACAGCTTGCTCGCAGTGTCGCGGCGATCCGTTCGCGCAGCGCCAGCCATGCGCTCCGTTCCATGGGTGGCTCGTTGAGCAGCTCCGGATAGACCGATTCCGCCGGCAGATCGGCGACGACGACACGCAGCGCCGTCCAAGCCTGAAGCACGCGTCCGCCCGCGGCGTCGGGATCGCTCCGGAAGGCTGCCACCAGTTCGCCCGAGGGATGCATGTCGAGGAGAACGGAAAAGCCGAGCCCGACAAGGTCCCTGATCCCGTTCTGGATGCGGCGAAGCGTTGCCGGGTCGCCGCTGGAGACGAGATCGCCGTTTACCGGCAGCCGGATCGTTTCGAACCCCGCCTGGCGCAGCTTTTCAAGCGTGGCCGTGGAGGGGGCAAGTCCACCATCACGGTCGAGCCATCCGGGAAGGTTGAAGCCGCGCGACGGGACGCGGGCATCGGTGGTCGCCAGCGCGGCTGACCGTGGCAGAGGGCAGGTGGCGAGAACGGCTCCGGCGGCAAGAGCCAGCGCATGTCGGCGTGACACCTTGAGCGGCGATGTCATCGATCCACCGCCTCCATGGCTTATCCCCGGGCAGCAGAGCTGCGGCGCTGTTCGTCCACCGCTCGCGGACCGTCGACCGCTCCGACCGGCCGGACGCCGTCCGGCGCGACGACGAGAGTGGCGCTGCGGCCGATCTGGCCGGCGCCGAATTGCTGCGCAAGCAGCTTGGCGGCGTCCGAAGCCTGCTCGGACGGACCGAGCGCAAGAAGGGCAAGATCGGCTTTGGCGAAGAGTTCAGGATTCCAGCCGTTCTCGTTGAACGAAGGCGCGATCACGAGCACGAAATCGAATGCGCTCCCGGCCTCGGCCAGAATGCCGCGGAACGTGTTGCGATCCGCAACGCCAGGGCCTTTCCCCGCCACGGAGCCGCACACTACCGTCTGCAGACCGGTCGCGCCGTCGATGAACAATCCGGCTCCTTCCGTCGTCGAGCTGGACAGATGATCGCCAATCTCCACCACCAGCACATTCTGATCGGCCCGTTGCATGCCGATGCCCAGCATCGCGCCCGCGATCCTCGCCTCGAAGCTGCTGCGGATCGAAGATACGAGGATGACAAAGGGTTTGCCATGGTCGTTGAGGTGCAGGACCATCTGCCGCATGATCTTCAGGACGTCTAGCGAAAGCGTTTCGTTTCCGGTCTGGAAAAGCTGCTTCCTGATCGCCTTGATGTTGGAATAGGCGGTCCCGCCGGCAACGCCAGGCAGACGGTATTCGCCGAAATTGGCCGGCATCGGCAACGGCCGGGGGCTGGCGGGCGCGTTGTCCTTGCTGTCCACGGCCGGCTCCGGCGCGACATGCTTCGGCGCCTGCGGATGCTCTTCCGGCTGCGGGATCGGACCAAGCGCCAGCGCGAGGCCGCATCCGGCGAGAAGCCCCAGAACGGCGCTCACCAGGAGAAGCAGGACCGGCTTCGGCCATGTCGGCTGTACAGGCGGCGAGGCGACGCCGATCTTGCGCGCCTCGGAGGTCTGCACGCCCTGCATCTGGGAGGTTTCCTGGGCGCGCTTGAGGTAGTCGTCGAGCACGGCGCGCGCGGCCTGCGCCTTGGATTCCAGTTGCCGCAACTGCACCTGCGCGATGTTCGAGTTCGTGGACTGCTGACGCAGGGCTTCGAGCTTGTCCTGCAGCTTGCCGACATTCTGCACGGCAAGATCATAGTTGGCCTTCAGCTGCTGCCTTATCCGGTCGGCCTCGGCGGCCATGAGCCGCTTCAACCGCTCCAGTTCGGACTGAAGCCGTCCGATGGTCGGGTGACGCGGCCCGTACATGGTTTGCAGGCTGGCAAGCTCGGTGGCGCGCTGGTTGTAGTCGTCGCGCAATTTGATGGCGGAGGTCGAGGTAAGAATGTCCGCAAGCTTGGCGAGCCCGGCCGGCGAATTGCCAGCCGCCAGCGCCTGGTTGTATCGGTCCTTGGCCTGATCGGCGTCGCCCTGGGCGGCTATCATCTGCGCCGTGAGCTGATCGAGCTGCGACTGCAGCGTGCCGCCATCCGTCGAATTGACGATGTTGTGTTTCGTCTTGAAATCCTCGACCGCCCGCTCGGCGTCGCTGACATCCTTCTGCAGGCCCGAGATCCTGTCCGTCAGCAAGGTGTTCACGTCGCTGTTGGCGGTCTCGCGTTCTCCGACGAGGCCCGCCCGGTACTGATCGACGATGGCGTTGGCGATGCGCGCGGCCTTCTCCGGCGACGGCGATGTGAAGCTGACATTGATGACGTAGGTAAGTCCCTCGCGCTCCACCGAAACCTTGCTCTGGAAGCGCTTGAAGGCGGCATCCTGCGCCGAGTTCGCGCCGGCTCCGAACAGCGACAGCAGACGCGACACCGGGCCGACGCCGGCGAACTCCGGGTCGCTGCCGAGCTTCTGGTTCTTGAAAACCGCGCCCAGCAGGTCCGGCGATTGAATGACGAAGACCTGGCTGGCGATGGCGGCGCTGTCGGACCCGATCCCCGGAAGCACGTTGTTGAAATTGGTCGCGCGTGTGTCGCGGGGGTCGATCAGTATCGAGGCCGTCGCGGTATAGCTTGGTTTCGTCACCGCAAGATAGGAAAGCGCGAGCAGCAATGCCGCGCCGGCGATGGCAAGCACCATCAAGCGCCGCGCCCAAAGAATGGCCCACACGGCACCTATGTCGAACAGCGGCGGAAGAGTGCGCTCGTCGATCCTGGCTGGCTTCATCAATGTTCCTCGCGCGGAGCCGCGACCTAACGACCTCACTCGTCTCCACATTATTAAGGATTATCGTTAGCCATCCGTTAAGGGTGGCGGCGTGACGATGAGTTCGGCTTGGGCGCCGCCGGTAACCATGCGAAGCGTTCGCACTGGCGCGGTTGCGGCATTTTGCTTATGCAGGATCGGGTTTTGAGCGTCGTCGTAGGTGCTGGGTAGGCCCATCGCCGATCGTCTCAGGAGGCGACGTTGAAGGACAATACAGGGAACCGTGAGGCCGCCCAGGGGGCAGCGGCCAGCCCGGCGACCGACATGCGCATGTCGATCACAGCCCTTGCCAAGAGCGGCGCCGTGGCCGGCATCATCAAGCTGGCCAGCGCGGGCTTGTCCTTCCTCATGTTCGTGGCCGTGGCGATGGTGACGGACGAACGGGAGTTCGGCCTTTACAGCGCGACCTACGCCGGCGCGAGCCTGGTCTCTTTCTTCGCTTCGGTGGGCCAGCAAAGCACCGTGCTTAGGTTCTGGCCCCAATATGCCGGACTGGGCGATCTCGCCTCGGCTCATGGGCTGATGGCCCGCGCCATTCTCGTCGCGCTGGCCGGGCTGGTTGCCACCAGCCTGCTTATAGTCGTGGTGGGATTCCTGCCCTTCATCGGCAGGGGAACGCCGGAATGGCTCCCATTGTGCGTGGCGGCCGCGGTGCTGTCCTTCTCGCTCGGCTGGTCGGAGTTTACCTCCGGCGCTTTTCGGGCCAAGAACGCGCTCATATCCGGCTTGTTGCCGCGGGACATCATCTGGCGCGCGGCGACGATCGGCACCGTTCTCGTTTTGCATTTCATGCATGTGAAGATGGACGCGATTGCAGCGACCTACCTGACGGCGCTGCTGCTCGTCCTCTCGGTCGTCCCGCAAACATTCATCCTGGTGCGCGACACGATGCGGGCCGATCGCGGCGGTCTCACGGAAGGGCAAAAGCAGGAATTCAAGACCGTGACGCTCGGCCTGTGG from Mesorhizobium sp. M1E.F.Ca.ET.045.02.1.1 includes the following:
- a CDS encoding MaoC family dehydratase, whose protein sequence is MTSFPPTVGVASTRPSDMPADHAELPVWNAENWLYEDWPVGQKIRSLRRTMAEGDSHLFNTLVLDIHPYVQDQMFAEREGIFGRRLVAGAFVFSAGLGLVATNCVNAFSYGYDKLRFIKPVFIGDTIYSIRTNMEKKPRYKDMGLIRASYEVFKGEGELVLYCEHLQTVKYKNPADFAGKTEK
- a CDS encoding cellulase family glycosylhydrolase, whose amino-acid sequence is MTSPLKVSRRHALALAAGAVLATCPLPRSAALATTDARVPSRGFNLPGWLDRDGGLAPSTATLEKLRQAGFETIRLPVNGDLVSSGDPATLRRIQNGIRDLVGLGFSVLLDMHPSGELVAAFRSDPDAAGGRVLQAWTALRVVVADLPAESVYPELLNEPPMERSAWLALRERIAATLRASCPLHTLVWGPARFQGIWEIADTPPLADDNQIAAVHYYAPMAFTHQCENWDASPLARIANLPFPASSEMTAVRQLLSKLRSAGDEEATNLVEDELSSPWTEARIAADFVDLARWSANHDCPVMLNEFGVLNFCVDPESRASWVRTVRMAAEANHVAWTYWELDQGFGFIRDRRSIEGFDRSMIAALLGG
- a CDS encoding GumC family protein, whose protein sequence is MKPARIDERTLPPLFDIGAVWAILWARRLMVLAIAGAALLLALSYLAVTKPSYTATASILIDPRDTRATNFNNVLPGIGSDSAAIASQVFVIQSPDLLGAVFKNQKLGSDPEFAGVGPVSRLLSLFGAGANSAQDAAFKRFQSKVSVEREGLTYVINVSFTSPSPEKAARIANAIVDQYRAGLVGERETANSDVNTLLTDRISGLQKDVSDAERAVEDFKTKHNIVNSTDGGTLQSQLDQLTAQMIAAQGDADQAKDRYNQALAAGNSPAGLAKLADILTSTSAIKLRDDYNQRATELASLQTMYGPRHPTIGRLQSELERLKRLMAAEADRIRQQLKANYDLAVQNVGKLQDKLEALRQQSTNSNIAQVQLRQLESKAQAARAVLDDYLKRAQETSQMQGVQTSEARKIGVASPPVQPTWPKPVLLLLVSAVLGLLAGCGLALALGPIPQPEEHPQAPKHVAPEPAVDSKDNAPASPRPLPMPANFGEYRLPGVAGGTAYSNIKAIRKQLFQTGNETLSLDVLKIMRQMVLHLNDHGKPFVILVSSIRSSFEARIAGAMLGIGMQRADQNVLVVEIGDHLSSSTTEGAGLFIDGATGLQTVVCGSVAGKGPGVADRNTFRGILAEAGSAFDFVLVIAPSFNENGWNPELFAKADLALLALGPSEQASDAAKLLAQQFGAGQIGRSATLVVAPDGVRPVGAVDGPRAVDEQRRSSAARG
- a CDS encoding lipopolysaccharide biosynthesis protein, giving the protein MKDNTGNREAAQGAAASPATDMRMSITALAKSGAVAGIIKLASAGLSFLMFVAVAMVTDEREFGLYSATYAGASLVSFFASVGQQSTVLRFWPQYAGLGDLASAHGLMARAILVALAGLVATSLLIVVVGFLPFIGRGTPEWLPLCVAAAVLSFSLGWSEFTSGAFRAKNALISGLLPRDIIWRAATIGTVLVLHFMHVKMDAIAATYLTALLLVLSVVPQTFILVRDTMRADRGGLTEGQKQEFKTVTLGLWGVTSLPPALGQVSTLLVAMILGPEAAGAIFVADRTTRFVTLALNGINQALAPQISAAFYSGDRAHVQRITSLAALGGSAIALCVLASFWIFGNLILSIFNPAYATPTMRATLVIFGIGATFGTACGPIEILLQLTGLQHALFKVLVVVNIIGLCVTAVATYYLGSVGAALAIAGTVIAWTSFGVLIARRRIGINPSILGLSLNGVGLLPHALLRGRT